From the genome of Orcinus orca chromosome 5, mOrcOrc1.1, whole genome shotgun sequence, one region includes:
- the LOC101279565 gene encoding LOW QUALITY PROTEIN: aminoacyl tRNA synthase complex-interacting multifunctional protein 1-like (The sequence of the model RefSeq protein was modified relative to this genomic sequence to represent the inferred CDS: inserted 1 base in 1 codon; substituted 1 base at 1 genomic stop codon), with protein sequence MIFCRFLAKMATSDAVLKRLEQKGAEADQIIEYLKQQVALLKEKAILQATLREEKKLRVENAKLKKEIEELKQELIXEIQNGVXQIPFPSGIPLQADSAVSENVIQSIPITAISSGAKEQIKGGGGEEKKMKEKIEKKGEKKEKKQQPAGGSADSKPIDVSRLDLRIGCIITARKHPDADSLYVEEVDVGETALRTVVSGLVNHVPLEQMQNRMVILLCNLKPAKMRGVVSQAMVMCASSPDKVEILAPPNGSVPGDRITFDAFPGEPDKELNPKKKIWEQIQPDLYTNDECVATYKGARFEVKGKGVCRAQTMANSGIK encoded by the exons ATGATTTTCTGCCGTTTCTTGGCAAAAATGGCAACCAGTGATGCCGTTCTCAAGAGACTGGAACAGAAGGGTGCCGAGGCAGATCAAATTATTGAATATCTTAAGCAGCAAGTTGCTCTTCTTAAGGAGAAAGCAATTTTGCAGGCAACtttgagagaagagaagaaacttCGAGTTGAAAATGCtaaattgaagaaagaaattgaagaattgaAACAAGAGCTAA AAGAAATTCAAAATGGAGTATAACAGATACCATTCCCATCTGGTATTCCACTGCAAGCTGATTCTGCGGTTTCTGAAAATGTGATACAGTCTATACCAATAACAGCCATATCTTCTGGTGCCAAAGAGCAgataaaaggaggaggaggagaagaaaaaaagatgaaagagaaaattgaaaagaaaggagagaaaaaggagaaaaaacaacaaccagcAGGAGGAAGTGCTGACTCTAAGCCTATTGATGTATCCCGTCTGGATCTTCGAATTGGTTGTATCATCACTGCCAGAAAACACCCTGATGCAGATTCTTTGTATGTAGAAGAGGTAGATGTTGGAGAAACAGCCTTAAGAACAGTTGTCAGTGGCCTGGTGAATCATGTTCCTCTTGAACAGATGCAAAATCGGATGGTGATTTTACTTTGTAACCTGAAACCTGCAAAGATGAGGGGAGTAGTATCTCAGGCAATGGTGATGTGTGCTAGTTCACCAGACAAAGTTGAAATCTTGGCACCTCCTAATGGGTCTGTTCCTGGAGACAGAATTACCTTTGATGCTTTCCCTGGAGAGCCTGACAAGGAGCTGAATCCTAAGAAGAAGATTTGGGAGCAGATCCAGCCTGatctttacactaatgatgagtgTGTGGCTACATACAAAGGAGCTCGCTTTGAGGTGAAAGGGAAGGGAGTCTGTAGGGCTCAAACTATGGCCAAcagtggaataaaataa